A part of Geotrypetes seraphini chromosome 9, aGeoSer1.1, whole genome shotgun sequence genomic DNA contains:
- the LOC117366847 gene encoding carboxypeptidase A2-like isoform X2 translates to MDMGVWEWAHLCTWIPDLLNRQQTCCNPYKYVSCCPLFAHIHAMTMELLLLCITLIGAVCCRETFYGDQVLRIRASNEDQLKKLQFLKTLEHLKLDFWLRPSNPEIPVDIRVPFTSLQAVKVYLESRGIEYSIMIKDVQALLDEERAEIEFSRKLERNSKSFNLATYHTLDELTADYGKDSAITSLLNNLDIFLLVVTNPDGYVFTHTNNRLWRKTRSKTAGSNCIGVDPNRNWNAGFGGPGASNNPCSESYHGPRAESEVEVKSVVNFIKGHGNIKAFISIHSYSQLLMFPYGYKCTNIDDYSELDAVAKSAASALTSVYGTAYKVGPICTVIYQASGGSIDWSYDYGIKYSFAFELRDTGYHGFLLPANQIIPTAEETWLALKTIFEHVQDNPY, encoded by the exons ATGGATATGGGTGTGTGGGAATGGGCCCATCTGTGCACCTGGATTCCTGACCTCCTCAATAGACAGCAAACTTGTTGCAACCCATATAAATACGTCTCCTGCTGCCCATTATTCGCCCACATCCACGCCATGACCATGGAGCTGCTTCTGTTATGTATTACCCTCATTGGGGCAGTCTGCTGCCGGGAAACCTTTTACGG AGACCAGGTTCTCCGGATCAGGGCCAGCAACGAAGACCAACTCAAGAAGCTTCAGTTCTTAAAGACTCTAGAACACCTCAAG CTTGATTTCTGGCTGCGCCCCTCGAACCCTGAGATCCCAGTGGACATCCGTGTCCCCTTCACAAGTCTCCAGGCTGTGAAAGTTTACCTGGAGTCACGAGGCATCGAGTATTCCATCATGATCAAAGACGTCCAG GCTCTGCTAGATGAAGAGAGAGCTGAGATAGAGTTCAGCCGAAAGCTGGAACGCAATTCCAAGAGTTTCAACTTGGCCACGTATCACACACTGGATGAA CTCACTGCAGATTATGGAAAGGATTCTGCCATCACGTCTCTGCTGAACAACCTGGACATCTTTCTCCTGGTTGTGACAAACCCCGATGGATATGTGTTCACTCACACTAAC AACCGTTTGTGGCGAAAGACCCGTTCGAAAACTGCTGGAAGCAACTGCATTGGGGTTGACCCAAACAGAAACTGGAATGCAGGATTTGGAG GCCCTGGTGCCAGCAACAATCCCTGCTCAGAGTCATACCACGGGCCCCGGGCTGAATCTGAGGTGGAAGTGAAATCCGTGGTGAACTTTATCAAGGGGCATGGAAACATCAAAGCTTTTATCAGCATTCACAGCTACTCCCAACTCCTCATGTTCCCCTATGGTTACAAATGCACCAACATAGACGATTATTCTGAGCTG GATGCCGTGGCAAAATCTGCTGCCAGTGCCCTGACCTCGGTGTACGGTACAGCCTACAAAGTGGGACCCATTTGTACCGTGATCT ATCAAGCAAGTGGAGGTAGCATTGACTGGTCCTATGATTATGGCATTAAATATTCCTTTGCCTTCGAGCTGCGGGACACAGGGTACCATGGGTTTCTCCTGCCAGCCAATCAGATCATCCCAACAGCTGAAGAGACCTGGCTGGCTCTGAAGACGATTTTTGAGCATGTGCAAGACAACCCTTATTAA
- the LOC117366847 gene encoding carboxypeptidase A2-like isoform X1: MDMGVWEWAHLCTWIPDLLNRQQTCCNPYKYVSCCPLFAHIHAMTMELLLLCITLIGAVCCRETFYGDQVLRIRASNEDQLKKLQFLKTLEHLKLDFWLRPSNPEIPVDIRVPFTSLQAVKVYLESRGIEYSIMIKDVQALLDEERAEIEFSRKLERNSKSFNLATYHTLDEIYTELDTLVSEYSGLVSKQQIGTSYEGRPLYVLKFSTGGINRPAIWLDSGIHSREWVTQATGLWIAHKLTADYGKDSAITSLLNNLDIFLLVVTNPDGYVFTHTNNRLWRKTRSKTAGSNCIGVDPNRNWNAGFGGPGASNNPCSESYHGPRAESEVEVKSVVNFIKGHGNIKAFISIHSYSQLLMFPYGYKCTNIDDYSELDAVAKSAASALTSVYGTAYKVGPICTVIYQASGGSIDWSYDYGIKYSFAFELRDTGYHGFLLPANQIIPTAEETWLALKTIFEHVQDNPY; this comes from the exons ATGGATATGGGTGTGTGGGAATGGGCCCATCTGTGCACCTGGATTCCTGACCTCCTCAATAGACAGCAAACTTGTTGCAACCCATATAAATACGTCTCCTGCTGCCCATTATTCGCCCACATCCACGCCATGACCATGGAGCTGCTTCTGTTATGTATTACCCTCATTGGGGCAGTCTGCTGCCGGGAAACCTTTTACGG AGACCAGGTTCTCCGGATCAGGGCCAGCAACGAAGACCAACTCAAGAAGCTTCAGTTCTTAAAGACTCTAGAACACCTCAAG CTTGATTTCTGGCTGCGCCCCTCGAACCCTGAGATCCCAGTGGACATCCGTGTCCCCTTCACAAGTCTCCAGGCTGTGAAAGTTTACCTGGAGTCACGAGGCATCGAGTATTCCATCATGATCAAAGACGTCCAG GCTCTGCTAGATGAAGAGAGAGCTGAGATAGAGTTCAGCCGAAAGCTGGAACGCAATTCCAAGAGTTTCAACTTGGCCACGTATCACACACTGGATGAA ATTTACACAGAACTGGACACCCTGGTCAGCGAATACAGCGGCCTGGTCAGTAAGCAGCAGATCGGGACTTCTTATGAGGGTCGTCCATTGTATGTGCTGAAG TTCAGCACTGGAGGAATCAACCGACCTGCCATTTGGCTTGATAGTGGTATCCATTCCCGAGAATGGGTCACCCAGGCTACAGGTCTCTGGATCGCACATAAG CTCACTGCAGATTATGGAAAGGATTCTGCCATCACGTCTCTGCTGAACAACCTGGACATCTTTCTCCTGGTTGTGACAAACCCCGATGGATATGTGTTCACTCACACTAAC AACCGTTTGTGGCGAAAGACCCGTTCGAAAACTGCTGGAAGCAACTGCATTGGGGTTGACCCAAACAGAAACTGGAATGCAGGATTTGGAG GCCCTGGTGCCAGCAACAATCCCTGCTCAGAGTCATACCACGGGCCCCGGGCTGAATCTGAGGTGGAAGTGAAATCCGTGGTGAACTTTATCAAGGGGCATGGAAACATCAAAGCTTTTATCAGCATTCACAGCTACTCCCAACTCCTCATGTTCCCCTATGGTTACAAATGCACCAACATAGACGATTATTCTGAGCTG GATGCCGTGGCAAAATCTGCTGCCAGTGCCCTGACCTCGGTGTACGGTACAGCCTACAAAGTGGGACCCATTTGTACCGTGATCT ATCAAGCAAGTGGAGGTAGCATTGACTGGTCCTATGATTATGGCATTAAATATTCCTTTGCCTTCGAGCTGCGGGACACAGGGTACCATGGGTTTCTCCTGCCAGCCAATCAGATCATCCCAACAGCTGAAGAGACCTGGCTGGCTCTGAAGACGATTTTTGAGCATGTGCAAGACAACCCTTATTAA